The Paenibacillus sp. RC334 nucleotide sequence CTTTCCCCCCTCCCATATCTCCTGCTTCCAGTATTACACATTGAAAATAACCCAACGAATGGGGCATTCTGTAAACTAAATCTCTCTTTTAACCGATAAATACATATGCTGGACTGTTATTTAAATATCACCTCTCGTAACTTTGTACCCAACAAACTCAGTGATACATATGGGTCTTAAAATGCTGCACTTTACTTTTGTAATCAGCCATCACATCTAGAAAGGAGTTATGAACTCACTTGAGCCTATTATCAGATGGGATCGGATATGAAAGCCTACGCTTTTATGGTCCCTTTCAGCCGCAACACATCGATCAACTTCAAATAACACGTACCATTAATGATCATACCTTTTTACATATCTGTGGTATGCTCTCCGAAGAACAGGGAGCCGCATGCATCGGACAAAATATGGAGCAAGAGCCGATTGTGATTCGTCAGTTGGATGATCAAGGACAATCGCTAAGAAGACTGTTTCACGGGATTGTTACGCAAATGTCTGTGAATTGCACACGGGGAGTATACACCTTTGAATTGGAAGCCGCTTCCCATTCCTATCAAATGGATATCAAGCTGAAAAAACGTTCCTACCAAGATATTCACCGCACTTATGATGATCTGGTCACCTCGATGGTTCGTAAATATGAGTATGGAGACGCCATTGATACCATAACTAATTATGCCAAACTGGATACTTTTGTTTTACAATATGAGGAGACGGATTGGGCTTTTTTAAAGCGTCTTGCTTCCCGCTTTGGCTCCGTACTTGTGCCAGAGGTAACCGCAGCCTCACCCAAAGTTTTTTTCGGGATGCCAGAAGGCAAACAGCACAAAGTGGAACGAGATGTATTTTATCGGGTACGGAAAACGTTTCATGAACTGGATGCCGAAAAGCCGGGAGAACGTGCTGGCTCGTATGTCACCTATACGATTGAAAGTTTGCAATATTATGCGCTGGGTGACCTCATCACGTTACCCATTGGACAAGGCAAAGAGTTGGTCGTCGTTCGGGCAGTGACACGGTTAGAGGATGGCTTACTGCGTACCCGTTATGATCTCCAAGCGGAACAGAATATTCGCTATGCCCGGTATGAAAACGATCAGGCTACCGGGATTTCGCTGACAGGAACGGTGCTCAAGGTACAACAGGATTTCGTACAGCTTCAACTGGACATCGACCCGAAGCAAGATCCTGCCAAAGCCTGCTGGTTTCCCGTAGCGACTCGATATGTAGCCGAAGAACATAGCGGTTGGTACGATATGCCTGAAATCGGGGAACAGATCGAACTGTATCTGCCTACACACCGCGAACAGGATGCCTATGTGACGGATTCGCTACGACAACAACGCCACGCAAATGGACAGCCGAATGTGAAGGTTTGGCAACATGTGCAAGGTAGCGGCGTAGAAATGTCTGAGCAAGAACTGACCCTGTCCACCTCGGATGGATTTTCCATTACACTAAATGAAGATGGTGGCATTACCATTAACAGTCCGGGGGATGTACAGATTCAGGGTGGTCATGTGAAGCTTGATGCAGGTGAGGAACTGTCGCTGGAAGCTGGAACGGCGCTGTATCTCAAAGGTGGAGAAAGTAGCATGGTGCTGGATGGTGAGACAGATACCAAAGCTCCAGTGATTTATCAGGAAGGTACGGTGAAAGCTCCTGTTTTCGTGGCTGACCTCCCTCCTGTGCCTGAACCGCCGTTAATGAGTATAAAAGCATATGAAGCAGCCCAATCAGCAGCAAAGAGCAGCCAAGCCCCTACTCCTAAAGCAAAAATTACGACTCCAGCTGAGCTTCAGAAGGCTAATGCTTTGATGGGGACGATATCCAAACTGTTAGGCTCCATTCCAGCAGTAGGGAACGTAGCCAGTGTGATGTTGAATACGGTGGGTGGGCCAGCAGGTAAAGTGGCGGCAACGGTGTTACAAGCAACAGGAGCCATCCCTATTCGTAGTAAAGGAACGCCAACGGTT carries:
- a CDS encoding restriction endonuclease fold toxin, with translation MSLLSDGIGYESLRFYGPFQPQHIDQLQITRTINDHTFLHICGMLSEEQGAACIGQNMEQEPIVIRQLDDQGQSLRRLFHGIVTQMSVNCTRGVYTFELEAASHSYQMDIKLKKRSYQDIHRTYDDLVTSMVRKYEYGDAIDTITNYAKLDTFVLQYEETDWAFLKRLASRFGSVLVPEVTAASPKVFFGMPEGKQHKVERDVFYRVRKTFHELDAEKPGERAGSYVTYTIESLQYYALGDLITLPIGQGKELVVVRAVTRLEDGLLRTRYDLQAEQNIRYARYENDQATGISLTGTVLKVQQDFVQLQLDIDPKQDPAKACWFPVATRYVAEEHSGWYDMPEIGEQIELYLPTHREQDAYVTDSLRQQRHANGQPNVKVWQHVQGSGVEMSEQELTLSTSDGFSITLNEDGGITINSPGDVQIQGGHVKLDAGEELSLEAGTALYLKGGESSMVLDGETDTKAPVIYQEGTVKAPVFVADLPPVPEPPLMSIKAYEAAQSAAKSSQAPTPKAKITTPAELQKANALMGTISKLLGSIPAVGNVASVMLNTVGGPAGKVAATVLQATGAIPIRSKGTPTVGGSKETGLHPLKHLAGLALQGLISQYEHEQARQAYYSKWILGKAYTSARHVANSGGPLELIQNLLKESNAMAHAYQQIPKSVRDKMLRDYTKKQRLQAAQTQKHENSKLALWRERKTKEYTSYWNQTDYFTANWWQDEGKLKQAEQALRTEITMQRKLSLYDIKDPNKMAAIQRIVNTKRTQVWDEGTLNAIENGLVAMGVDSTNAIELDKEKIDALIARYNQGFIGQKSGDYMERTGLSDLVEDTTYGVVGARIGMGTAGRPPARPSQPPIVENPPVKPNPKGGPGVNKPIDEFNDSPIYNGANSSRPKETPKSTNPSKTPEGTGKTGNSNNGQYSGKLVKVPKEDEAADMLAEKLGGEARVKFSNDPKGREFDTVSDQYIAQTKPPLNSLDKQFRKQAKATIEAAIETNRKAYFHFEGKPDDRVLRQLKEYAERYGVEIIIDTKPLIP